From one Lolium rigidum isolate FL_2022 chromosome 4, APGP_CSIRO_Lrig_0.1, whole genome shotgun sequence genomic stretch:
- the LOC124706093 gene encoding mitogen-activated protein kinase 6-like, translating into MDTSGGGGGGGGAAGGAAQIQGMATHGGRYVLYNVYGNLFEVASKYAPPIRPIGRGAYGIVCAAVSSDTGEEVAIKKIGNAFDNHIDAKRTLREIKLLRHMDHENILAIKDLIRPPRRDDFKDVYIVTELMDTDLHQIIRSNQSLTDDHCQYFLYQLLRGLKYVHSANVLHRDLKPSNLFLNANCDLKIADFGLARTTSETDLMTEYVVTRWYRAPELLLNCSQYTAAIDVWSVGCILGEIITRQPLFPGRDYIQQLKLITELIGSPDDSSLGFLRSDNARRYMKQLPQYPRQDFRLRFRNMSDGAVDLLERMLVFDPSRRITVDEALHHPYLASLHDINEEPTCPTSFSFDFEQPSFTEEHMKELIWRETLAFNPDPPY; encoded by the exons ATGGatacctccggcggcggcggcggcggcggcggggccgcgggcggcgcggcgcagaTCCAGGGCATGGCGACGCACGGCGGGCGCTACGTGCTCTACAACGTCTACGGCAACCTCTTCGAGGTCGCCTCCAAGTACGCCCCGCCCATCCGCCCCATCGGCCGCGGCGCCTACGGCATTGTCTG CGCGGCTGTTAGCTCCGACACTGGAGAGGAGGTTGCGATCAAGAAAATCGGGAACGCCTTCGACAACCACATCGACGCCAAGCGCACGCTGAGGGAGATCAAGCTCCTTCGCCACATGGACCATGAGAAT ATTCTTGCCATAAAGGACTTAATACGTCCCCCAAGAAGAGACGATTTTAAGGATGTGTACATCGTTACCGAGCTGATGGACACTGATCTCCATCAGATCATACGCTCAAATCAGTCATTGACTGATGACCATTGCCAG TACTTCTTGTATCAGTTGCTACGAGGTCTAAAATACGTGCACTCAGCAAATGTTTTGCACCGTGATCTGAAGCCAAGCAATTTGTTTCTGAACGCAAATTGTGACCTCAAGATCGCGGACTTTGGGCTTGCAAGGACAACTTCAGAGACTGATCTGATGACAGAGTATGTGGTCACACGTTGGTACCGAGCACCAGAGTTGCTGTTGAACTGTTCGCAGTATACTGCTGCTATTGATGTCTGGTCAGTTGGGTGCATACTTGGTGAAATTATTACTCGCCAACCCCTGTTTCCTGGACGGGATTATATCCAACAGTTAAAATTGATCACTGAG CTGATAGGTTCACCAGATGATTCGAGCCTTGGATTTCTTCGGAGTGATAATGCTCGAAGATACATGAAACAACTGCCACAGTACCCAAGACAAGACTTCCGCTTGCGCTTCCGCAACATGTCTGATGGTGCAGTGGATCTGTTGGAGAGAATGCTGGTGTTTGATCCAAGCAGACGGATTACCG TTGATGAGGCTCTGCATCATCCATACTTGGCTTCTCTTCATGACATCAATGAAGAACCCACCTGCCCGACATCTTTCAGCTTTGATTTTGAACAACCATCCTTTACAGAAGAACATATGAAAGAACTCATCTGGAGGGAAACCTTAGCATTTAATCCTGACCCTCCGTACTAA
- the LOC124706092 gene encoding deubiquitinase DESI2-like, which yields MREVVLHVYDVTNSDSDKTNNTILQINRIFKDRIGLGGIFHSAVQVYGEEEWSFGFCENGSGVFNCPVSKNPMYTYRERIVLGETNCTVATVNRILRELSREWPGSSYDLLSRNCNHFCDVLCERLGAPKLPGWVNRFANAGDTAVVVAENTAVKFRQAKTEIVNASRVAYRFMAGLTSKNQASPESPGDQNRGSPTFQGTWLKNVVSAGAKPSSSGSTPSQEADDAPPLQRQKSADQSTRL from the exons ATGAGGGAGGTGGTGCTCCACGTGTACGACGTGACCAACAGCGACTCCGACAAGACCAACAACACCATCCTCCAGATCAACCGCATCTTCAAGGATCGCATCGGCCTCGGCGGCATCTTCCACAGCGCCGTTCAG GTCTATGGCGAGGAGGAGTGGTCGTTCGGGTTCTGCGAGAACGGCAGCGGGGTGTTCAACTGCCCCGTCAGCAAGAACCCCATGTACACCTACCGCGAGCGCATCGTCCTCGGCGAGACGAACTGCACCGTCGCCACCGTGAACCGGATCCTGCGGGAGCTCAGCCGCGAGTGGCCGGGGAGCTCCTACGACCTCCTCTCCAGGAACTGCAACCATTTCTGCGACGTGCTCTGCGAGAGGCTCGGCGCCCCCAAGCTCCCCG GCTGGGTTAATCGTTTTGCCAATGCCGGTGATACTGCTGTGGTGGTTGCTGAGAATACAGCAGTTAAG TTCCGGCAGGCTAAAACAGAAATCGTCAATGCTAGTAGAGTAGCGTATAGATTTATGGCAGGCCTGACTTCAAAAAACCAAGCTTCGCCAGAGTCCCCAGGTGACCAAAACAGAGGCAGCCCCACTTTCCAGGGAACATGGCTCAAGAATGTTGTATCAGCTGGTGCAAAACCATCTTCGAGTGGGTCAACTCCTTCACAAGAAGCTGATGATGCACCCCCGTTGCAGCGCCAAAAATCAGCAGACCAATCGACAAGGTTGTAG